The Leptospira sp. WS60.C2 genome includes the window CAGGAGAAATAAAATCGAAAAGTTCCCAGATTCCACTGTCTCTAAGGCTATCTTTTACAAAGCTATAGTGTTCTCTTTCAGCGTTATCTAAAATGAAAAAACCATTTTTCTTTAATTTTGCTTTCGACTCAAGAAAACAAGAAGGTCTTGCTCTCCCATCCAATAGTATAACATCAAAGAAATCATCGGGATAATTTGAAATAGACTTTGCGTATGCTTCAAAACTCATATTTGACAAATTTATATCACTAGACTGATAAAGCATAGGATTTCCTGGATCAAAAGAGGAAAGTTTATTATTATACTCTGGTACTTTCAAATAACCTGTCCAATTTTCAGCTTTACCCTTTGCTGAAACACACTCTTTAACACGCATAAACCAAGTTTCATCATGTTCTACACTAAAGACCTTGTCTGTTAAATTAAGAAAAAATAGCGTAGAGCCTCCTGCCCCGTATTCAAAAACTTTCATCTTACTATTCAATGAAACTCTTAAAAATCTCATTGCATCGAAGTTGATCCATGGTTGCTCATCTAGCAATGGGTTTTTGTCTGATGATAAGCTTAAATACCAAGGTATGAAATTCCGAAAATAGGATATATATGAAAACCTATTAGGATGAATTGTTTTAATTTTTCTATACTCTGAGTTATAAATACATATTTTATTATACACAAGATTCATTGTTTTTTTTATAATTCTAAATATTTTCATTGTCCTTCTTCTCTTACTTTGAGACTTATTTTATAGTCTGCTAAAAAATAACCTTGTTTTATATCTGGAATTTTACCGTTACCATAGTAATCAGATATTTCGACATCCAAATAAGCTACATTTTGCACCCAATCTGCAATCTCACCATTTACGGTTCCGAATAAAGTTAAATAATACCTTCCGGAATTTAAAGGTAATTTAGGAATAAATATCTCTATACAATCTTGGTCTTTGTCAATAGAATTGAAAGTTGAGTTTATGATATCACTTCCTAATAAGAGTATTCTTTCACCCATGTGATTGTCTATTCCAATAGAAATATTTAAGTTTAAGACTTTTTCCAAATACTGCTCAAAAAAAAGTAGAATTTTTAGAGATTCGCCTGAATAGTGAGTAGAAGTATTTTCACCTTCTCTATTTATCAAATCTAATCGAACAAATCGAATAGCGCCATTACCTTCCCTATCAGTCCTTGTGATTAAATCATTGCTACCAGTAGATTTAAGTTCATTGAAATAACTTTTAATAACATCTTTGGCTATTCCATTTTCACAAATTCTTCCATCCTTCATCCAAATTACATTTTCACATAAATTTGATATCGCGTTAAGGCTGTGACTTACAAACAACACGGTTCTCCCTTGATTTTTGCTAACATCTTCCATCTTGCCTAAACATTTTTTTTGAAAGTTTGCATCACCAACAGCTAAGACCTCGTCAACTATTAAAATATCTGGATCAAGGTGAGCCGCTACTGCAAAAGCTAGTCGCACATACATTCCGCTTGAGTATCTCTTAACTGGTGTATCGATAAAATATTCAACTCCAGCAAAATCAACGATCTCATCAAATTTGCGTTTTACTTCTTTGGTGGTCATACCCAAAATAGCGCCATTCAAATAGATATTCTCTCTTCCTGTGAGTTCAGGGTGAAAACCTGTGCCTACTTCTAATAAACTTGCAACTCGACCTTTGATTTTAATGGAACCAGAAGTTGGAGTCGTCACTCGAGATAATATTTTTAAAAGTGTAGACTTCCCAGCTCCATTTCTCCCGATAATTCCAATTCTATCCCCTTGTTCAATGTCAAAGGAAACATCCTTCAATGCCCAAAATCTATCTCCGTGAACTCGGCTGGTTTCATCAATTTTGGAATTTGGATCCTCTTTTCCTAAAATCCTTGCCCATAAACTCTGTAAATCTTTAGTTAGAGTTCCGTGTCCGATAACTCCTAATCGGTATTCTTTCGAAACATGATTAACTTGAATTATTGAAGACATCTTAGATCAAACCGTATCCATAAAACTTCTTTCCACTTTATGGAATGATAAAATTCCAACGATTAAGATGAAAATGGTAATTGCCCAACTTTGAATATAATAACCAACTTCCAAGGTACCTTGCCCTAAGAATGCAATTCGAAAGGTTTCAATGATGGATACCATGGGATTTAACATATACAGCGTTAAATATTCCTTAGGAATCATAGATGCTGGATAAACCACTGGTGTTGCATACATCCAAAGTTGAACACCAAAGGTCATCAAAAAAACTAAATCTCGATATTTAGTGGTGAATGATGAAATTAAAATACCTACACCTAACCCTAAACAAGCCATTTGTAGAAGCGCAAAAGGAATACCAACCAACCACATTGTTAGCTGCATATCAAAACCTGCAGAAATATAGTATATATAAACAAGAAGAAATAAAATCAATTGGATTAAAAATTGAGCCATGTTAATAATTACTGTGGAGATAGGAATCACCAGACGAGGGAAATAAACTTTTCCAAATATACTCGCATTATTAATGAATGTATTTGATGTTCCATTCAGTGAACTTGCAAAATAATTCCATGCAATTGTCCCACTCATATAAAATAAAAATGGAGGAATTCCATCAGTTGAAAGTTTAGCCATTTTTCCAAATACCATTGTAAAAACAAATGTTGTAAAGATAGGCTGAATCAGGTACCAAAGAGGTCCAAGAATCGTCTGTTTATACAAAACCACAAAATCTCTTTTTACAAATAACAAAATTAGGTCTCGATACCTCCAGATATCTCCTAGATTTATATCAAAGAGACCTTTTTTAGGTTCAATTAATAAATCCCATCCCGAATTCGAATCTTTTTTCAATGATTTTGCCCACCTTTCCTTTAGGAAATATTCTTTTTATATTGATTCATAATTCTAGGAGAAAATTGAATCGATTCTTCTGATTATCTTGCTGTTTCATATCGAATACGCTCACTTTCGATATGAATTTACTGAGTTCTCGATTTGAAAATAGAAAAGGTTCCTTGAAATCCATGTACTTACCTTTCCACTCCACCATTCAAAAGAAAATCATCATAAGCCAAACGAATCCCATCTCGTAGTTCCACTTCGTGTTTCCAACCCATTCGATGCAGCTTGGATACATCCAAAAGTTTTCTAGGGGTTCCATCTGGTTTTGTTAAATCAAAAGAAAGCTTTCCTAGGTATCCCACTACATCCTTGATGGTTTCCGCAAGTTCTCGGATACTCACTTCAATTCCTGAACCGACATTCACATGTTCCCCACCGCGACCTTCCCGAAATTCATCATATTGTTTCATCAAAAAGACACAGGCCCTTGCCATATCATCCGAATATAAGAATTCGCGAAGTGGATTGCCTGTTCCCCAGATGACCACTTCAGGAAGGTTATTCACTTTCGCCTCATGAAACCGACGAAGGAGTGCAGGAAGGACATGTGAATTCTGGGGATGGTAATTATCCCCTGGTCCATAGAGATTCGTTGGCATCACGGAAAAAAATTCCGTTCCATATTGCCGATTGTAACTTTGACACATCACAATCCCTGCAATTTTCGCCACCGCGTAAGGCTCATTTGTTGGTTCAAGTTTACCATCTAACAGTTGCCCCTCGTCCATTGGTTGTTTGGCAAACTTAGGATAAATGCAAGAAGATCCCAAAAAACATAGTTTTTTGCCTTGGTAACGATACGTGGCATCAATAATATTGTTTTGAATCTGTAGATTGGAAAAAATAAACTCAGCAGGATAGGTATTATTGGCATGGATGCCACCTACTTTTGCGGCAGCAAGGAAAACATACTCGGGACGCTCTTTCTCAAAAAACTGGTTCACTTCCTGTTGATTTGTTAAATCAAGTTCACTTCTCGTTCGACCAATGACATTGGTATAACCTTGTTGCTTTAAAACACGAACGAGTGCGGAGCCCACTAGTCCTCTATGACCTGCTACGTAAATTTTTGAGTCTTTATTCATACTGAGTGTTACTTAATCCCATGATTCCTTTTCAAAGAGAATGATTGCTTATATTTCTCTACATACCAGTCGATCGTTTTGATAATACCCGTTCCAAATGTTTCTTCTGGCACCCATCCAAGTTCTGCTTTCATTTTGGACGCATCAATGGCATATCGTTTGTCATGTCCGGGTCGATCCTTAACGTAGGTAATCAGTTCCGAATACGATTTACCACTATCCCTTGGGATTTTTTTATCTAAATAGTCACAGATGACTTTCACAACCTGATTATTCGTGAGTTCATTATTCCCACCAATATTATACGTTTCCCCGAGTTTCCCACCCAATAGAACCTTTTCAATCCCTTTGGCATGATCTAAAACATATAGCCAATCGCGAACATTCATTCCCGTTCCATAGATCGGTATTCCTTTCTCCATTAGAGCATTTCGGATAATCGTCGGAATCAATTTTTCATCATGTTGTTTTGGCCCATAATTATTCGAGCAATTGGTAATCATCACAGGCATTCCATAGGTATGGTAATAACTTCTCACTAAATGGTCGGAGGAAGCCTTACTTGCGCTATACGGTGAGTTTGGCTTGTATGGTGAGTTCTCGGTAAAAAATCCATCAGCATCCAAAGACCCAAACACTTCATCTGTTGAAATATGAAGGAACCTTGCTGACTCAAACCCTTGTTTTTTTGTAAATGGTGCCGAAAACCAAGTGGTATATGCTTTCTGTAGGAGTTCAAACGTACCAATCACATTGGTTTCTAAAAATACCTTTGGATTTCTGATAGAGTTATCCACATGGCTTTCTGCAGCAAAATGGATCACCAAATCAAATTGATACTCATCAAAAAGGGATCCAACCAAACTTGCATTACAAATATCCCCTTCTACAAACGTATGTCGTTTTTCATTCGTAAGTGAACTGAGATTTTCCAAATTTCCAGCATAGGTAAGTTTGTCCAAACTCACAACGTGTAGATTGGGATGTGTTTCTAAAAAATAAGGAACAAAATTGGAGCCAATGAATCCAGCAGAGCCAGTCACTAAAACATTCTTAAATTGCATTTACTTCATTACCGAATTCACGATATCCAAAAGATACGCGCCGTATTGATTTTTTTGGTTCAGCGTGGCATGTTTTTTTAAGGTTTCCAAACCAATAAACCCTTTTCGAAAGGCAATTTCTTCCAAACAGGCAATTTTTAAACCTTGTCTCTTTTCAATGACTTCAATAAAATTGGAGGCTTCCAACAAACTATCGTAAGTTCCTGTGTCGAGCCAAGCGTATCCTCGTCCTAAAAGCTTACATTTGAGTCTTGCTTCTTTTAGATATAATTGATTGAGCGATGTGATTTCTAGCTCTCCTCTTTCGGAAGGAAGCACTTGTTTAGCATATTCGACTATATCACTGGGATAGAAGTACAAACCAACAACAGCAGTATTACTTTTGGGTTTTTGCGGTTTTTCCTCAATCGATAATACGCTCATTTCTGAATCCAATTCAGCGACTCCGTACCTTTCTGGATCTTTTACCGTATACCCATACACAACTGCTTTTTTGGAGGCTTTTACTTCTTTGATGGTATCAGAAAGTAACTGAATCAATCCATCGCCATAAAAAATATTATCACCTAACACAAGACAAACATCATCATTTCCAATAAAATCTTCCCCTAACAAAAATGCTTGTGCTAAACCATCAGGAGATGGTTGGATTTTGTATTGAATTTGTAATCCAAGATCACTTCCATCTCCAAAAAGATCTTCAAAACGTTTGGTATCATTTGGTGTAGAGATGATTAAAATATCCCGAATGCCAGCAAGCATCAGCACCGACAAAGGATAGTAGATCATCGGTTTGTCATACACAGGGAGTAATTGTTTCACAACTCCTCTTGTGAGTGGATACAACCTTGTGCCGGACCCACCAGCTAAAATGATTCCTTTCAACCCAACCCCTCCACACTTTCCCCCAACTTCTCTACTTCCGCTCGAAGCGCTTCATACTCTCGTTTTTTGATCTCATAAAAATGAAGTGTCATTCTCGCTTTTTCTTCAATGCCTTGCGGAGTGAGTAAATAGGTATATGCGAGTTTGTTTTTATGATTTCGAAAGTTATTCATTTTGATGAGACCTTTATCTAAAAAGGCTTTCAAAATATAGTTCACCTTCCCAAGACTCAGTCCGAGCACATCCGAGGCATCCCTTTGGGATAATTGCGGATTTTCTTCCAATAATTGAAGAAGTTTCAGGTGGTGATCGTTGTATTGAAAATTGTCTTTCACGAGTAAAAGTTATTGAATCTCGAAACTTGATTTGGTTTCGAATCGCAGGTGAATTCGTCGAGAGAGACCCTGTGGCATAGCTTCGCCCCCTGAGTCCCATTTTCTCACAAAATTTGTTCAAATACTGAACACGGTCAAGTAAAAATGTTCAGCACTTGAACAGTCTTCTCTGCTTTTTTCAGAAATCCACTGGACGATTCAGGAAATCCAGAGAGTTTCTCCTATACCAATGTATCGAAAGGAAATAGACGGCCTACGGGCTTTCGCTATCATCGCAGTCATCCTCAACCATTTGAACCGTGCCTTATGCCCCAATGGCTATCTGGGCGTGGATTTATTTTTTGTCATTTCAGGATTTGTCATTACCAAATCCCTTATGGAACGAGAAACTTCATCATTGGTTTCGTTTCTCCATCAATTTTGGATTCGCAGAGTCAAACGACTTTTACCCGCACTCTCCTTCACTGTGGTTGTATCCATCATCATTACGTTTCTTTTTTCTTCCCATGAATCTTCACATTCAACCATGAGCATTGAGACTGGCCTTGTTTCTCTCGTGGGGATGGGAAACTTATACCTTGCCAATTTGGCAACCGATTACTTTAGCACGACTGCAGAACTGAATGCATTCACTCACACTTGGTCTCTGGGTGTTGAAGAACAATTTTATCTATTTTTTCCTTTTCTCTTTTGGATATTCTTTCACAAAAGAAAGCGAGTCGTCCCCTTTTTTTTCACATTGTTTTTATTCACTCTACTATCTGCGTTCCTATATCGTAGCAACTTTGACAAACACCCAATCAAAGCATTTTACTTTGTGCACAATCGTTTTTGGGAATTGAGTTTAGGATCCCTTGTGTTTTTTCTGTCGGAAGGAATGCAAACAAAAACGAATAGAATCCAAAAACTTTATCAATGGATTTCCAATGTTTTATTGCCTTTATTCATTGTATTCCTAACTTACTTTTTATTTGATCCAAACGGTAACGTTCGTCCCTCAAAGAATGATACGTTATTTGTTTCCTTACTTGCATGTGCTATCTTATTCTTCTCAAATAATGCAAACAAAGCCGTTGTTATCTTACAATTGATACCATTCCAATGGGTCGGACTCTTGTCGTATTCTTTGTATTTATGGCACTGGCCGATCATCACTTTTTTTCGTTGGACGTATGGTGTCTCATTCGGATCCATTCCCTTGATTTTGTTTCTCTGTTTTACCTTTGCGAGTGTATCCTATTTTTGGATCGAAACTCCTGCAAGGAGACTGGACTGGAAGTGGAAGTTTTGGAATTCCAATGGCAAAGTCTCACCAGCACTGCTTGGAATCACAAGCTCAATCCTAATCATCATCTTTGTTCGCTTGGGACTTTATCCTTTTTATTCAAAAGGAAATTTCTTTCTTGGGAAAACGGCACCATTAGAATCAAAGGGAGTTCTTAACCTTCTATCACCAATATCGTTTAATGAGGAAACCTGGGACCCTAATCAATGTGTCCTCGTGAACAATAAAGACTTATCCAAAAAAATATCGATCAATGAATGTTCCATTGGAAAAAAGAACGTACAAAAACGGAGGACATTGGTCATTGGAAATTCGTTTGGTGTTGCGATGGTACCAATGTTTCAATCGATAGCGGAATCTCATTCTCAAGTCACGATCATATCCTCTCTAGGGAGTGCTCCAGCACCTAATCTATCTACAGAAAATAATTGGTTGAAAACGCACGAATATTATTGGAATCAAATCATTCCTGAATTCATCAAGGAATTAAAACCAAACGACCATATCATTCTGGTCTTTGATATCAATGGTTTCACCTATGAAAGGAACTCAGTCAAAATTTTTAGCAATGCATTAAACGAGTTGATTACATCACTTAAATCCAAAAAAATCAATGTGATTCTACAACATACGATTCCATATATGAGGGAATCCAACTGTACTCCCGATATGGCAATCAAACAATGGTGGCACTTCCAATGGGCTCCTCCATGCCATTATTTTACGAAAGATGAAACAATAGCAAAGCGAGAACCTCTAAGCAACGCTCTAAATGAATTGCAAAATCAACATGCAAATTTTTATGTTTTAGATTTGTTAGATATCTTTTGCCCAGATACAATATGTACATTTATGCATCCCAACGGACAATTTCTATACCGAGATGAGTTTTCTCATCCGAGTATCGAAGCCAGTATCCTTGCGCGTAAGAAACTACTAGATTTGATCCAAAGCATTCAAAAGTGAACACATTCTCACCAGAATCCAATTGACTTTTCCCCCTTTTCTTTGGATACCTACCTCAATGAAACCCAAAAAACATACGATCCCCTACGACTTACTCATCAAACTCGTAAGTCTTGCCAAAGGGTTTGTTTTCCAGTCGATTGAGGAAAATTTCCAAGGGAAAGAAGAATTAGAATCACCCTATCCATCTGCCCTTCTCTGCAATCATGTGTCTGAAGCAGACGTTGTTTCCTTGTCCATGGTGTATGAAAGACTCAACCCCAAAATCAAAATGATCATTCCAGCAAGAGAAGACATTTTAAGCCCTAAGTTTTTACAAAAAGAATTTCGGGCAACAGGGGTTCTCAAATGGTTTTTTAAATTAATTGATGCTACCAATATCATCCCGTTTTTATTAAAATACATAGGAGCTGTTCCCATTAAACGACCGTTCCGTGACAATGCAAGAGAACTTCTCAAAAAAGGAGAACTTCGTGATAAGGTAGACAGTGAATGGACGGATATGGTGGATCACATTCGAAAAGGTCGCAATTTGTTTATGTTCCCAGAAGGAACCTACAACCACGACGGATTTTTAAATCAAGTGAAACGGGGTGCTTACTACATTAAATCCAAAATCGACAAACTACATTTTAATAGTTTTACCTTAACCTATGATCATTTGTCCTATCGAAAAACCAAACTTTACATCAAATATGGTAAACCTTTTGAAATCCCAAGTGAGATGTCAGGAGACCAAGTGGTAAAACTCGTGGCAGACATTTTGGGCAAACACTATACTGTGACGATTGGTAACTTAACGTCCTTCGTTTTGTTAAAATTAGAAAAAGAAACCAAGATCAAAAAACAACAAATCATCGATTTGTTAACACATTTCAAAACCCAAATCGAAACCCAATTTCCTGAAATGACAATTGCTTCTGAATTAAGAAAAGAATCGTTTCACACACAACTGGAACTCATCTTACAAAAGTTAAAGAAAATCAATTTTATTGATTGGGAAGACGAAATGATTCGAACCAAAGAACTTCTTTACCAAATACCAAAATCCATTCACAATTTAAAGAAATCCAATATCGTTTTGTACCATAGAAACCAACTCACTGCTCATTTGACAAAATTAGAATCCATTTGGAACCAACTTACAATCGACACAGGAGTGAAATCGAGCACATGAAACCATTGAAACCAATTCAAATTGTACTTTTTTTCACTCTTTGTTTCGTCGGATGCGGAACGATCTCGAGAGGTTGTGCCAAATACTTTGGCTATGATGAAGTTTGTGTGGATGGGGTCAAATACATCCAATTCACTTCAGGAGCCAGTGTCAAATATAACCCTGAT containing:
- a CDS encoding ABC transporter ATP-binding protein yields the protein MSSIIQVNHVSKEYRLGVIGHGTLTKDLQSLWARILGKEDPNSKIDETSRVHGDRFWALKDVSFDIEQGDRIGIIGRNGAGKSTLLKILSRVTTPTSGSIKIKGRVASLLEVGTGFHPELTGRENIYLNGAILGMTTKEVKRKFDEIVDFAGVEYFIDTPVKRYSSGMYVRLAFAVAAHLDPDILIVDEVLAVGDANFQKKCLGKMEDVSKNQGRTVLFVSHSLNAISNLCENVIWMKDGRICENGIAKDVIKSYFNELKSTGSNDLITRTDREGNGAIRFVRLDLINREGENTSTHYSGESLKILLFFEQYLEKVLNLNISIGIDNHMGERILLLGSDIINSTFNSIDKDQDCIEIFIPKLPLNSGRYYLTLFGTVNGEIADWVQNVAYLDVEISDYYGNGKIPDIKQGYFLADYKISLKVREEGQ
- a CDS encoding acyltransferase family protein, with product MYRKEIDGLRAFAIIAVILNHLNRALCPNGYLGVDLFFVISGFVITKSLMERETSSLVSFLHQFWIRRVKRLLPALSFTVVVSIIITFLFSSHESSHSTMSIETGLVSLVGMGNLYLANLATDYFSTTAELNAFTHTWSLGVEEQFYLFFPFLFWIFFHKRKRVVPFFFTLFLFTLLSAFLYRSNFDKHPIKAFYFVHNRFWELSLGSLVFFLSEGMQTKTNRIQKLYQWISNVLLPLFIVFLTYFLFDPNGNVRPSKNDTLFVSLLACAILFFSNNANKAVVILQLIPFQWVGLLSYSLYLWHWPIITFFRWTYGVSFGSIPLILFLCFTFASVSYFWIETPARRLDWKWKFWNSNGKVSPALLGITSSILIIIFVRLGLYPFYSKGNFFLGKTAPLESKGVLNLLSPISFNEETWDPNQCVLVNNKDLSKKISINECSIGKKNVQKRRTLVIGNSFGVAMVPMFQSIAESHSQVTIISSLGSAPAPNLSTENNWLKTHEYYWNQIIPEFIKELKPNDHIILVFDINGFTYERNSVKIFSNALNELITSLKSKKINVILQHTIPYMRESNCTPDMAIKQWWHFQWAPPCHYFTKDETIAKREPLSNALNELQNQHANFYVLDLLDIFCPDTICTFMHPNGQFLYRDEFSHPSIEASILARKKLLDLIQSIQK
- the rfbA gene encoding glucose-1-phosphate thymidylyltransferase RfbA, whose amino-acid sequence is MKGIILAGGSGTRLYPLTRGVVKQLLPVYDKPMIYYPLSVLMLAGIRDILIISTPNDTKRFEDLFGDGSDLGLQIQYKIQPSPDGLAQAFLLGEDFIGNDDVCLVLGDNIFYGDGLIQLLSDTIKEVKASKKAVVYGYTVKDPERYGVAELDSEMSVLSIEEKPQKPKSNTAVVGLYFYPSDIVEYAKQVLPSERGELEITSLNQLYLKEARLKCKLLGRGYAWLDTGTYDSLLEASNFIEVIEKRQGLKIACLEEIAFRKGFIGLETLKKHATLNQKNQYGAYLLDIVNSVMK
- the rfbB gene encoding dTDP-glucose 4,6-dehydratase; translation: MQFKNVLVTGSAGFIGSNFVPYFLETHPNLHVVSLDKLTYAGNLENLSSLTNEKRHTFVEGDICNASLVGSLFDEYQFDLVIHFAAESHVDNSIRNPKVFLETNVIGTFELLQKAYTTWFSAPFTKKQGFESARFLHISTDEVFGSLDADGFFTENSPYKPNSPYSASKASSDHLVRSYYHTYGMPVMITNCSNNYGPKQHDEKLIPTIIRNALMEKGIPIYGTGMNVRDWLYVLDHAKGIEKVLLGGKLGETYNIGGNNELTNNQVVKVICDYLDKKIPRDSGKSYSELITYVKDRPGHDKRYAIDASKMKAELGWVPEETFGTGIIKTIDWYVEKYKQSFSLKRNHGIK
- a CDS encoding MarR family EPS-associated transcriptional regulator; translation: MKDNFQYNDHHLKLLQLLEENPQLSQRDASDVLGLSLGKVNYILKAFLDKGLIKMNNFRNHKNKLAYTYLLTPQGIEEKARMTLHFYEIKKREYEALRAEVEKLGESVEGLG
- a CDS encoding GDP-L-fucose synthase family protein, translated to MNKDSKIYVAGHRGLVGSALVRVLKQQGYTNVIGRTRSELDLTNQQEVNQFFEKERPEYVFLAAAKVGGIHANNTYPAEFIFSNLQIQNNIIDATYRYQGKKLCFLGSSCIYPKFAKQPMDEGQLLDGKLEPTNEPYAVAKIAGIVMCQSYNRQYGTEFFSVMPTNLYGPGDNYHPQNSHVLPALLRRFHEAKVNNLPEVVIWGTGNPLREFLYSDDMARACVFLMKQYDEFREGRGGEHVNVGSGIEVSIRELAETIKDVVGYLGKLSFDLTKPDGTPRKLLDVSKLHRMGWKHEVELRDGIRLAYDDFLLNGGVER
- a CDS encoding lysophospholipid acyltransferase family protein; protein product: MKPKKHTIPYDLLIKLVSLAKGFVFQSIEENFQGKEELESPYPSALLCNHVSEADVVSLSMVYERLNPKIKMIIPAREDILSPKFLQKEFRATGVLKWFFKLIDATNIIPFLLKYIGAVPIKRPFRDNARELLKKGELRDKVDSEWTDMVDHIRKGRNLFMFPEGTYNHDGFLNQVKRGAYYIKSKIDKLHFNSFTLTYDHLSYRKTKLYIKYGKPFEIPSEMSGDQVVKLVADILGKHYTVTIGNLTSFVLLKLEKETKIKKQQIIDLLTHFKTQIETQFPEMTIASELRKESFHTQLELILQKLKKINFIDWEDEMIRTKELLYQIPKSIHNLKKSNIVLYHRNQLTAHLTKLESIWNQLTIDTGVKSST
- a CDS encoding ABC transporter permease, with protein sequence MKKDSNSGWDLLIEPKKGLFDINLGDIWRYRDLILLFVKRDFVVLYKQTILGPLWYLIQPIFTTFVFTMVFGKMAKLSTDGIPPFLFYMSGTIAWNYFASSLNGTSNTFINNASIFGKVYFPRLVIPISTVIINMAQFLIQLILFLLVYIYYISAGFDMQLTMWLVGIPFALLQMACLGLGVGILISSFTTKYRDLVFLMTFGVQLWMYATPVVYPASMIPKEYLTLYMLNPMVSIIETFRIAFLGQGTLEVGYYIQSWAITIFILIVGILSFHKVERSFMDTV